A genomic region of Tenuifilum sp. 4138str contains the following coding sequences:
- the atpB gene encoding F0F1 ATP synthase subunit A, giving the protein MKKRINLSVLILLLLIAASINCAQADEVHKKDSKGFNTAEFIFDHVSDSYEWHILTVNHHHISIPLPVILYSKKTGLHVFLSNKFHHDHGVYKGFRIETEGKLKGKIVELNNRGEVDETNPLPYNFSITKNAFSILFTSILLALIFIGIARRYKKDPDSPPKGLQNVFEPFIIFIRDEIAIPSIGEKRYNHFMPFLLTLFFFIWFSNLLGLIPLFPGGANVTGNISVTMALALFTFFTINRHANKDYWKHIVNPPGIPTFLKLPIPIMPLVEFIGVFIKPFVLMVRLFANILAGHMVATVLLSLIFIFSSMIAWLGFAVAPISLVFLIFMSLLELLVALIQAYVFTLLTALYIGMATEEHH; this is encoded by the coding sequence GTGAAGAAAAGAATTAACCTATCGGTTTTAATTTTATTGTTACTCATTGCCGCAAGCATAAATTGCGCGCAAGCTGACGAAGTACACAAAAAAGACTCTAAGGGGTTTAATACTGCCGAATTCATATTTGACCACGTAAGCGATTCGTATGAGTGGCATATACTTACCGTAAATCACCATCATATTAGCATTCCGCTTCCAGTAATACTTTACAGCAAAAAAACAGGCTTGCATGTATTTCTTTCCAACAAGTTCCATCATGATCATGGCGTTTATAAAGGTTTCAGGATTGAGACAGAAGGAAAACTTAAAGGTAAAATTGTGGAGTTAAACAATAGGGGAGAAGTTGACGAAACCAATCCATTACCCTATAATTTTTCCATTACCAAAAATGCCTTTTCAATACTATTCACATCAATTTTGTTGGCTTTAATTTTCATTGGCATAGCCCGAAGGTATAAGAAAGATCCCGATTCACCACCCAAAGGTTTACAAAATGTTTTTGAGCCATTTATAATATTTATTCGGGACGAAATAGCAATCCCTTCTATAGGAGAGAAACGCTATAACCATTTCATGCCCTTTTTGTTAACTCTTTTCTTTTTTATATGGTTCTCAAATCTTTTGGGTCTTATTCCATTGTTTCCAGGGGGGGCTAATGTTACTGGTAACATATCCGTAACCATGGCTCTTGCGCTTTTTACTTTTTTTACAATTAACCGGCATGCCAACAAAGATTACTGGAAACATATAGTTAACCCACCGGGTATACCAACATTTTTGAAGTTGCCCATACCAATCATGCCCCTGGTAGAGTTTATTGGAGTATTCATCAAGCCATTTGTTTTAATGGTCCGTTTGTTTGCCAATATTCTTGCTGGGCACATGGTAGCTACGGTTCTGCTTAGCTTGATTTTCATTTTTTCTTCAATGATAGCTTGGTTAGGATTTGCCGTTGCACCCATTTCTCTGGTTTTCCTTATATTCATGTCGTTGCTGGAATTACTGGTTGCCCTTATCCAGGCATATGTTTTTACTTTGCTTACAGCCCTATATATTGGAATGGCTACAGAAGAACATCACTAA